In Streptomyces sp. 840.1, one DNA window encodes the following:
- a CDS encoding TetR family transcriptional regulator, with product MTPPPDPLTPERILEATEDVLRRYGPAKATVVDVARALGVSHGSVYRHFRTKAALREAVTGRWLTRTELALTEILHASAQPAPAKLRQWLEALFEAKRHKAGDDPELFATYEVLMGESTVVEEHIRELVGQLREMIEEGVTDGQFAVADPASAAQAVFDATARFHDPAYAPEWQKPAIAAEFTAVTDLLLRGLRA from the coding sequence ATGACGCCGCCGCCCGACCCGCTGACTCCCGAGCGCATCCTCGAAGCCACCGAGGACGTGCTGCGCCGCTACGGCCCCGCCAAGGCGACCGTGGTCGACGTGGCTCGGGCGCTCGGCGTCAGCCACGGCAGCGTGTACCGCCACTTCCGCACGAAGGCCGCCCTGCGCGAGGCGGTGACCGGCCGCTGGCTGACCCGCACGGAGCTGGCGCTCACCGAGATCCTGCACGCCTCTGCCCAGCCGGCCCCGGCGAAGCTGCGGCAGTGGCTGGAGGCGCTGTTCGAGGCCAAGCGGCACAAGGCGGGCGACGATCCGGAGCTGTTCGCCACCTATGAGGTGCTCATGGGCGAGAGCACGGTGGTGGAGGAACACATCCGCGAACTGGTGGGCCAGCTGCGGGAGATGATCGAGGAGGGGGTGACCGACGGCCAGTTCGCCGTGGCCGACCCCGCGTCGGCCGCCCAGGCCGTCTTCGACGCGACGGCACGCTTCCACGACCCGGCGTATGCCCCCGAATGGCAGAAACCCGCCATCGCCGCCGAGTTCACCGCCGTCACAGACCTGCTGCTGCGCGGCCTGCGCGCCTGA
- a CDS encoding helix-turn-helix domain-containing protein, with protein sequence MTTMATVARDTTRAAGNATTVTTRTSGTITASEAAENSETDIRRHELADFLRSRRERITPEQVGLVRGRRRRTPGLRREEVAQLSAVGVTWYTWLEQARDIQVSPQVLDALARALLLDRSERSHLFSLAGAIDPAPGTDCPSITPALRAMLRQLEPIPACVQNSRYDVLAHNRTYGRLLCDLDAVAPEDRNIMLLAYTNEQWRSTVMDIAEVTRFLTAKFRAAMAEHLADPAWKALLRRLESASPEFRETWARHEVVGPGARSKVFRNRYVGLLRLETSDLWLGPAAGPRLVTYVPRDEETQERLQRLQALVLADED encoded by the coding sequence ATGACGACGATGGCGACCGTAGCCCGCGACACCACCCGAGCAGCCGGGAACGCGACCACCGTGACCACCAGGACCTCCGGAACGATCACGGCCTCCGAGGCCGCCGAGAACTCCGAGACCGACATCCGGCGGCATGAGCTCGCGGACTTCCTGCGCAGCCGCCGGGAGCGCATCACCCCCGAGCAGGTGGGCCTGGTCCGGGGCCGCCGCAGGCGCACGCCGGGGCTGCGCCGCGAGGAGGTGGCGCAGCTCTCCGCCGTCGGCGTCACTTGGTACACGTGGCTCGAACAGGCCCGTGACATCCAGGTCTCGCCCCAGGTCCTGGACGCGCTCGCCCGTGCGCTGCTGCTCGACCGCAGCGAGCGCAGCCACCTCTTCTCGCTCGCCGGGGCCATCGATCCGGCCCCCGGCACGGACTGCCCGAGCATCACCCCGGCGCTGCGCGCGATGCTGCGGCAGCTGGAGCCGATCCCCGCGTGTGTCCAGAACAGCCGTTACGACGTGCTCGCCCACAACCGCACCTACGGCCGGCTGCTCTGCGACCTGGACGCCGTGGCGCCCGAGGACCGCAACATCATGCTGCTCGCCTACACGAACGAGCAGTGGCGTTCCACCGTCATGGACATCGCCGAGGTGACCCGCTTCCTGACGGCCAAGTTCCGTGCCGCGATGGCTGAGCACCTGGCCGATCCCGCATGGAAGGCCCTGCTCAGGCGGCTGGAGTCGGCGTCACCCGAGTTCCGGGAGACCTGGGCGAGGCATGAGGTGGTCGGCCCCGGCGCCCGGTCCAAGGTCTTCCGGAACCGGTACGTGGGGCTGCTGCGGCTGGAGACCTCGGATCTGTGGCTCGGCCCGGCGGCCGGCCCGCGCCTGGTCACCTACGTGCCGCGCGACGAGGAGACCCAGGAGCGGCTCCAGCGGCTTCAGGCCCTGGTGCTCGCGGACGAGGACTGA
- a CDS encoding aldo/keto reductase — protein MTALRTHPLGSTGPQVSTLGLGCMGMSALYGEADRTESIATVHAALDAGINLLDTGDFYGMGHNELLINEALRTAPAPARERALTSVKFGALRTVEGAFTGHDGRPAAVKNFAAYSLQRLGLDHIDVYRMARLDPDVPVEETVGAIAELVEAGHVRHIGLSEVGAETIRRAASVAPISDLQIEYSLLSRSIEAEILPVCRELGIGVTAYGVLSRGLISGHFTRDRELAAGDFRSMSPRFQDENLRHNLDLVEALRKIAEQKGVTVAQIAIAWVLAQGAIRGTDIVPLVGARRTDRLTEALGSLDVELTEADLAAIEEAVPAGAAAGARYPDSQMAHLDSER, from the coding sequence ATGACCGCCCTCCGCACCCACCCCCTCGGCTCCACCGGCCCGCAGGTCTCCACGCTCGGCCTCGGCTGCATGGGCATGTCCGCGCTGTACGGCGAGGCCGACCGCACCGAGTCGATCGCCACCGTCCACGCGGCACTCGACGCCGGAATCAACCTGCTCGACACCGGCGACTTCTACGGCATGGGGCACAACGAGCTCCTGATCAACGAGGCCCTGCGCACCGCCCCCGCGCCCGCCCGGGAACGGGCGCTGACCAGCGTGAAGTTCGGCGCGCTGCGGACCGTCGAGGGCGCCTTCACCGGTCACGACGGCCGCCCGGCGGCGGTCAAGAACTTCGCGGCCTACTCGCTCCAGCGGCTGGGGCTCGACCACATCGACGTCTACCGCATGGCCAGGCTCGACCCGGACGTACCGGTCGAGGAGACCGTCGGCGCCATCGCCGAGCTGGTCGAGGCCGGGCACGTCCGGCACATCGGCCTCTCCGAAGTCGGCGCCGAGACCATCCGGCGGGCAGCTTCCGTCGCCCCGATCTCCGATCTGCAGATCGAGTACTCGCTGCTCTCCCGCTCCATCGAGGCGGAGATCCTCCCGGTCTGCCGCGAACTGGGCATCGGCGTCACCGCGTACGGGGTGCTCTCCCGCGGACTGATCAGCGGTCACTTCACCCGCGACCGCGAGCTGGCCGCCGGTGACTTCCGGAGCATGAGCCCGCGCTTCCAGGACGAGAACCTCCGGCACAACCTCGACCTGGTCGAGGCGCTCCGGAAGATCGCCGAGCAGAAGGGCGTCACGGTCGCGCAGATCGCCATCGCCTGGGTCCTGGCCCAGGGCGCGATCCGGGGCACGGACATCGTGCCGCTGGTCGGCGCCCGCAGGACCGACCGCCTGACCGAGGCCCTCGGCTCCCTGGACGTGGAGCTGACCGAGGCCGACCTCGCGGCGATCGAGGAGGCCGTCCCGGCCGGCGCCGCGGCGGGCGCCCGCTACCCCGACAGCCAGATGGCCCACCTGGACAGCGAGCGCTGA
- a CDS encoding metal ABC transporter ATP-binding protein — translation MPEPASSTPEPVIVLRDATATLGARPVLRGVDLTVHRGEVVALLGANGSGKSTAVRSAIGQVPLTGGAVELFGTPLRRFRDWARVGYVPQRTTAAGGVPATIREVVSSGRLSRTRLGLPRKADRAAVDRAIELVGLTDRAKDSVNALSGGQHQRVLIARALAAEPELLIMDEPMAGVDLASQEILAATLRDQVAAGTTVLLVLHELGPLEPLIDRAVVLRDGCVMHDGPPPKALGQHALPGHDHVHPHAASEPVRTGLLS, via the coding sequence ATGCCCGAGCCCGCGAGCTCCACCCCCGAACCCGTGATCGTCCTGCGCGACGCCACGGCCACCCTCGGAGCGCGCCCCGTCCTGCGCGGCGTCGACCTGACCGTGCACCGCGGCGAGGTCGTCGCGCTGCTCGGCGCCAACGGCTCCGGCAAGTCGACCGCCGTGCGCTCCGCCATCGGCCAGGTCCCCCTCACCGGCGGCGCCGTCGAACTCTTCGGCACCCCGCTGCGCCGGTTCCGCGACTGGGCCCGGGTCGGCTACGTGCCGCAGCGCACCACCGCGGCCGGCGGCGTACCGGCCACCATCCGCGAGGTCGTCTCCTCCGGACGGCTCTCCCGGACCAGGCTCGGCCTGCCCCGCAAGGCCGACCGCGCCGCCGTCGACCGGGCGATCGAACTCGTCGGCCTCACCGACCGCGCCAAGGACTCCGTGAACGCCCTCTCCGGCGGCCAGCACCAGCGCGTCCTGATCGCCCGCGCGCTCGCCGCCGAACCCGAACTGCTGATCATGGACGAGCCGATGGCCGGCGTCGACCTGGCCAGCCAGGAGATCCTCGCCGCGACCCTGCGCGACCAGGTCGCGGCCGGCACCACCGTGCTGCTCGTCCTGCACGAGCTGGGCCCGCTGGAGCCGCTGATCGACCGCGCGGTCGTACTGCGCGACGGCTGCGTGATGCACGACGGACCGCCCCCGAAGGCCCTGGGCCAGCACGCGCTGCCCGGCCACGACCACGTACACCCCCACGCGGCTTCCGAGCCCGTCCGGACGGGACTGCTGAGCTGA
- a CDS encoding MFS transporter: MSESSVRPKTSATTATPVVRHDHPTPVLGALGLFTVLLGAALPLIDFFIVNVALPTIDHDLAAGPALLELVVAGYGLAYAVLLVLGGRLGDMAGRRRLFLLGIAAFGLTSLACGLAPNAWTLVGARVAQGAAAALMLPQVLATIQATTSGHRRARAMSLYGATAGLSMVAGQILGGVLVAAAPLSWVFGESAGWRSVFLVNVPVAAVGLVLAARSVPETRSERPAPVDVPGTLLLAASLVTLLAPLTEGRAAGWPLWTWVSLALFPFAAAAFYRVERRADRNGLIPLVPPSLLRLDSLRRGLSLVLPFSVGFGGFMFVIAVALQQGLKLGPAASGLSMAPMAAAFFAASLAGPGLVRRYGSRVVTAGGLIQAAGVVVLALTVWHSWSGLGLLGLLPGMAIAGLGQGLQLPVLFRIVLSDVPPERAGVGGGVMTTTQQAALALGVATLGSLFLSLAPGSGMRDALVVTLLVQLGAVVLTTLLSLRLPRTVA, encoded by the coding sequence GTGAGTGAATCCTCTGTACGGCCGAAGACATCCGCCACCACTGCCACGCCGGTGGTACGGCACGACCACCCCACGCCGGTTCTCGGCGCACTCGGGCTGTTCACCGTGCTGCTCGGTGCGGCGCTCCCCCTGATCGACTTCTTCATCGTGAATGTCGCCCTTCCCACCATCGACCACGACCTGGCCGCGGGACCCGCGCTGCTGGAGCTCGTCGTGGCGGGATACGGGCTCGCGTACGCCGTCCTGCTCGTACTCGGCGGCCGGCTCGGCGACATGGCCGGCCGGCGCCGGCTGTTCCTGCTGGGCATCGCGGCCTTCGGGCTCACCTCGCTGGCCTGCGGGCTCGCGCCGAACGCCTGGACGCTGGTCGGCGCGCGGGTCGCCCAAGGCGCCGCGGCGGCGCTGATGCTGCCGCAGGTGCTCGCCACCATCCAGGCGACCACCTCGGGGCACCGGCGGGCCAGGGCGATGAGCCTGTACGGGGCGACGGCCGGTCTCTCCATGGTCGCCGGCCAGATCCTCGGTGGGGTGCTGGTCGCCGCCGCGCCGCTGTCGTGGGTGTTCGGCGAGAGCGCGGGCTGGCGATCGGTGTTCCTGGTCAACGTCCCGGTGGCGGCGGTGGGGCTGGTACTGGCGGCCCGCTCGGTGCCGGAGACGCGTTCGGAGCGGCCCGCCCCGGTCGACGTACCGGGCACGCTGCTGCTGGCCGCGTCACTGGTCACCCTGCTGGCCCCGCTGACCGAGGGCCGGGCGGCGGGCTGGCCGCTGTGGACCTGGGTCTCGCTGGCGCTGTTCCCGTTCGCGGCGGCCGCCTTCTACCGGGTGGAGCGGAGGGCCGACCGCAACGGCCTGATCCCGCTGGTCCCGCCGAGCCTGCTGCGGCTCGACTCGCTGCGGCGCGGACTGTCGCTGGTGCTGCCGTTCTCGGTGGGCTTCGGCGGCTTCATGTTCGTCATCGCGGTGGCGCTCCAGCAGGGCCTGAAGCTGGGTCCGGCGGCGTCCGGCCTCTCGATGGCCCCGATGGCGGCGGCCTTCTTCGCCGCCTCGCTGGCCGGCCCGGGGCTGGTACGGCGCTACGGCAGCCGGGTCGTGACGGCCGGCGGGCTCATCCAGGCGGCCGGCGTGGTGGTGCTGGCACTCACCGTGTGGCACAGCTGGTCCGGGCTGGGGCTGCTGGGGCTGCTGCCGGGAATGGCGATCGCCGGTCTCGGCCAGGGGCTCCAGCTGCCCGTGCTGTTCCGCATCGTGCTCTCCGACGTGCCGCCGGAGCGGGCCGGGGTCGGCGGCGGAGTCATGACGACGACTCAGCAGGCGGCGCTGGCCCTGGGTGTGGCGACGCTCGGTTCGCTGTTCCTGTCACTGGCGCCGGGGTCGGGGATGCGGGACGCGCTGGTCGTGACGCTGCTGGTGCAGTTGGGCGCGGTGGTGCTGACGACACTGCTGAGCCTGCGGCTGCCGCGCACCGTCGCATGA
- a CDS encoding glycine--tRNA ligase — MAADKIDSIVSLSKRRGFVFPCSEIYGGQRAAWDYGPLGVELKENLKRQWWRYMVTSREDVVGLDSSVILAPEVWVASGHVATFSDPLTECTSCHKRYRADHLEEAYEEKHGKPPVNGLADLNCPNCGNKGTFTEPKQFSGLLSTHLGPTQDSGSVAYLRPETAQGIFTNFGQVQQTSRKKPPFGIAQMGKSFRNEITPGNFIFRTREFEQMEMEFFVKPGEDEQWQEYWMEQRWNWYTGLGMREENMRWFEHPAEKLSHYSKRTADIEYRFRFGGSEWGELEGVANRTDYDLKAHSKASGTDLSFFDQEAGERWTPYVIEPAAGVGRSVLAFLLDAYIEDEAPNAKGVMEKRTVMRLDPRLAPVKVAVLPLSRNPQLSPKAKGLAADLRQNWNIEFDDAGAIGRRYRRQDEIGTPFCVTVDFDTLDDNAVTVRERDTMKQERVSLDQIQAYLGARLLGC; from the coding sequence GTGGCCGCCGACAAGATCGACTCCATCGTCAGCCTGAGCAAGCGCCGTGGCTTCGTTTTCCCCTGCAGTGAGATCTACGGTGGTCAGCGCGCCGCCTGGGACTACGGACCGCTGGGCGTTGAGCTCAAGGAGAACCTCAAGCGTCAGTGGTGGCGCTACATGGTCACTTCGCGCGAGGACGTGGTCGGGCTCGACTCGTCGGTCATCCTGGCCCCCGAGGTGTGGGTGGCCTCCGGTCACGTCGCCACGTTCTCGGACCCGCTGACCGAGTGCACCTCCTGCCACAAGCGCTACCGCGCGGACCACCTGGAGGAGGCGTACGAGGAGAAGCACGGCAAGCCGCCGGTCAACGGCCTTGCCGACCTCAACTGCCCCAACTGCGGCAACAAGGGCACCTTCACCGAGCCCAAGCAGTTCTCCGGCCTGCTCTCCACGCACCTCGGCCCGACCCAGGACTCCGGCTCGGTCGCCTACCTGCGTCCCGAGACGGCCCAGGGCATCTTCACCAACTTCGGCCAGGTGCAGCAGACCTCGCGCAAGAAGCCGCCGTTCGGCATCGCGCAGATGGGCAAGTCCTTCCGGAACGAGATCACTCCGGGCAACTTCATCTTCCGCACGCGCGAGTTCGAGCAGATGGAGATGGAGTTCTTCGTCAAGCCGGGCGAGGACGAGCAGTGGCAGGAATACTGGATGGAGCAGCGCTGGAACTGGTACACCGGCCTCGGCATGCGCGAGGAGAACATGCGCTGGTTCGAGCACCCGGCGGAGAAGCTCTCCCACTACTCCAAGCGCACCGCTGACATCGAGTACCGCTTCCGCTTCGGCGGCAGCGAGTGGGGCGAGCTGGAGGGCGTCGCCAACCGCACGGACTACGACCTGAAGGCGCACTCCAAGGCCTCGGGCACGGACCTGTCCTTCTTCGACCAGGAGGCCGGCGAGCGCTGGACCCCCTACGTCATCGAGCCGGCGGCCGGTGTGGGCCGCTCGGTCCTGGCGTTCCTGCTGGACGCCTACATCGAGGACGAGGCGCCCAACGCCAAGGGCGTCATGGAGAAGCGCACCGTGATGCGCCTCGACCCGCGCCTGGCGCCGGTGAAGGTCGCGGTCCTGCCGCTGTCCCGCAACCCGCAGCTCTCGCCGAAGGCCAAGGGCCTCGCGGCCGACCTGCGGCAGAACTGGAACATCGAGTTCGACGACGCGGGCGCCATCGGCCGCCGTTACCGCCGCCAGGACGAGATCGGTACGCCGTTCTGCGTCACCGTCGACTTCGACACCCTCGACGACAACGCGGTGACGGTGCGCGAGCGCGACACGATGAAGCAGGAGCGCGTCTCCCTGGACCAGATCCAGGCGTACCTGGGCGCACGGCTGCTCGGCTGCTGA
- a CDS encoding metal ABC transporter substrate-binding protein codes for MTVMNKRRRLIPTAVAAGAVVLGLTALSACSTSDAADHKSGDKLNVVASFYPMQFLAERIGGGHVSVSTLTKPGVEPHDLELSPRQIGGLSDADYILYLKGIQPAVDDAIKLSESKHTVDAAKLTTLEDHGAEVGGEDHEHGHEHEGEEAGADPHIWLDPVKYAEVAKGVGKSLEKTDPDHAADYRKNTDALVKELGALDTAYKKGLADTATKTFITTHSAFGYLAERYGLTQEGIAGIDPEAEPSPARISALHSIAEKKKVTTVFFETLASDKTAKTVARDTGLRTDVLDPLEGITDRSKGDDYIEVMKSNLAALQKALGAK; via the coding sequence ATGACTGTCATGAACAAACGCCGCCGCCTCATACCCACCGCTGTCGCCGCCGGAGCAGTCGTCCTCGGCCTCACCGCGCTCTCCGCCTGTTCGACGTCCGACGCCGCCGACCACAAGAGCGGCGACAAGCTGAACGTGGTGGCGTCGTTCTACCCGATGCAGTTCCTGGCCGAGCGAATAGGCGGCGGCCACGTCTCCGTCTCCACCCTCACCAAGCCGGGCGTGGAGCCGCACGACCTGGAGCTCAGCCCCCGGCAGATCGGCGGCCTCAGCGACGCCGACTACATCCTCTACCTCAAGGGCATCCAGCCCGCGGTGGACGACGCGATCAAGCTCTCCGAGTCCAAGCACACCGTCGACGCCGCGAAGCTGACCACGCTGGAGGACCACGGCGCCGAGGTCGGCGGGGAGGACCACGAGCACGGCCACGAGCACGAGGGCGAGGAAGCCGGCGCCGACCCGCACATCTGGCTCGACCCGGTGAAGTACGCCGAGGTCGCCAAGGGCGTCGGCAAGTCCCTGGAGAAGACCGACCCGGACCACGCCGCGGACTACCGCAAGAACACCGACGCCCTGGTCAAGGAGCTCGGCGCGCTCGACACGGCGTACAAGAAGGGGCTGGCGGACACCGCCACCAAGACGTTCATCACCACCCACTCCGCCTTCGGATACCTGGCCGAGCGCTACGGCCTCACCCAGGAGGGCATCGCCGGCATCGACCCCGAGGCCGAGCCCAGCCCCGCCCGGATCAGCGCCCTGCACTCCATCGCGGAGAAGAAGAAGGTCACCACGGTCTTCTTCGAGACGCTCGCCAGCGACAAGACGGCCAAGACCGTCGCCCGCGACACCGGACTGCGCACCGACGTCCTGGACCCGCTGGAGGGAATCACGGACAGGTCCAAGGGCGATGACTACATCGAGGTCATGAAGTCCAACCTCGCCGCGCTGCAGAAGGCGCTCGGCGCGAAGTGA
- a CDS encoding metal ABC transporter permease translates to MEFLTPPFMQRALIAAVLVGVIAPAVGIYLVQRRQALMGDGIGHIAMTGVGLGFLLSTSPVWMATAVAVVGAVVMELIRWYGRTRGDIALAMLFYGGMAGGVLLINLSDTGSNANLTSYLFGSLSTVSSEDITAIGLLAAFVLLVTVGLRRQLFAVSQDEEFARVTGLPVRVLNLLIAVTAAVTVTVAMRVVGLLLVSALMVVPVAAAQQISRSFKVTFVLSVVIGVAVTLAGTVTSYYQDVPPGATIVLLAIGVFIALTLLAAPLGRRRARIGESAAERCTLEVPATRRAADDVRV, encoded by the coding sequence ATGGAATTCCTCACCCCTCCCTTCATGCAGCGGGCGCTGATCGCCGCAGTGCTGGTCGGCGTCATCGCCCCCGCCGTCGGCATCTACCTGGTGCAGCGCCGGCAGGCCCTGATGGGCGACGGCATCGGCCACATCGCGATGACCGGTGTCGGCCTCGGCTTCCTGCTCTCCACCAGCCCGGTCTGGATGGCCACCGCCGTCGCCGTCGTCGGCGCGGTCGTCATGGAACTGATCCGCTGGTACGGACGCACCCGGGGCGACATCGCGCTGGCGATGCTCTTCTACGGCGGCATGGCGGGCGGTGTCCTGCTGATCAACCTCTCCGACACCGGTTCCAACGCCAACCTCACCTCGTACCTCTTCGGCTCGCTGTCCACAGTCTCCTCCGAGGACATCACCGCGATCGGCCTGCTGGCGGCGTTCGTGCTGCTGGTGACGGTCGGGCTGCGCAGGCAGCTGTTCGCGGTCAGCCAGGACGAGGAGTTCGCCCGGGTCACCGGACTGCCGGTACGGGTCCTGAACCTGCTGATCGCCGTCACCGCGGCGGTCACCGTCACCGTCGCGATGCGGGTCGTCGGGCTGCTGCTGGTCAGCGCCCTGATGGTGGTCCCGGTCGCCGCCGCGCAGCAGATCAGCCGGTCCTTCAAGGTGACCTTCGTGCTCTCGGTCGTCATCGGGGTGGCGGTGACCCTGGCCGGCACCGTGACCTCGTACTACCAGGACGTACCGCCCGGGGCGACGATCGTGCTGCTGGCCATCGGCGTCTTCATCGCACTGACCCTGCTCGCCGCCCCGCTGGGAAGAAGGCGCGCGCGCATCGGCGAATCGGCCGCCGAGCGGTGCACCCTGGAGGTACCGGCAACCCGCCGCGCCGCGGACGACGTCCGCGTCTGA
- a CDS encoding DUF6243 family protein yields the protein MAKSRNNLLGVGGQRKKLSRAEQQGTGPERNANRQTAADQKQELLRKMRERAGHAPSDDAAAQDAPAQDAPAKDAPEQDAPAQS from the coding sequence GTGGCCAAAAGCCGTAACAACCTCCTCGGCGTCGGCGGACAGCGGAAGAAGCTGTCCCGTGCCGAGCAGCAGGGCACAGGCCCCGAGCGCAACGCCAACCGGCAGACGGCGGCCGACCAGAAGCAGGAGCTGCTGCGCAAGATGCGGGAGCGCGCCGGTCACGCACCGTCGGACGACGCCGCCGCGCAGGACGCCCCGGCCCAGGACGCACCCGCCAAGGACGCACCTGAGCAGGACGCCCCGGCGCAGAGCTGA